DNA sequence from the Fibrobacter sp. genome:
TGAAAAAGGAACAATTTTTTTACAATTTTATCGGGGAAAAAAGCCCGAAAATGAAATTTTGCTAAATTTGGAGTATGACCAAGTTTAGCGAATTCCCATACGTTGCCGACCGCTTTAATGCCGTCCGCAGGGAAACTGTACAAGTCCGCGTTGGCGAGGCTTTGATAGGGGGCAACGCCCCCATTTTAGTTCAGTCCATGACCACCACCAAGCCCAAGGACGTCGAGAAGACCGTTGCCGAGACTTTGGCTTTGGCAGCCGCGGGGTGTGGTCTGGTTCGCATTACCGCTCCGACCTTTGCCGATGCGCAGGGCCTCGAAGAAGTGATGAAGCAGGTCCGCGCTGCGGGCTGCACCGTGCCGGTTTCCGCCGACATCCACTTCCAGCCGAAGGCCGCGTTCGAGGCACTCAAGTGGGTGGAGAAGGTCCGCATCAATCCGGGCAACTTTGTCGACACGGGCATCCTCACGCTCGAGAACCAGACGGACAAGTCGTTCGACGAGGGCAAGGAGAAGGTCGCCGAGGCCTTTACGCCGTTCGTGCAGGAGGCCAAGCGCCTCGGTCGCGCCATCCGCATCGGCGTGAACCACGGCTCGCTCGCTGCCCGCATGATTTACCGCTACGGCGACACGGTGGAAGGCATGGTGGAAAGCGCCATGGAATACCTGGCCGTGTGCGAAGCCGAGCATTTTGACCAAGTTGTTCTAAGTTTGAAGAGCAGCAACCCGCGCGTGGCGATTGCCGCCTACCGCATGCTCGCCGCCCGCATCAAGCAGGAAGGCTTCAAGCCGTATCCGTTCCACGTGGGCGTTACCGAAGCGGGCGCGGGTGCCGACGGGCGCTTGAAGTCGGCCGCAGGTATCGGAGCCCTGTTGCTCGATGGCCTTGCCGATACGATCCGCGTGTCCTTGACCGAAGACCCGGTGGCCGAAGTCCCGGTGGCGCAGGAACTCATCAAGGCTTGCGCTTTGCCTGCCGCTCCGATAGCATACAGCGTGCCCGTTTTCGAGAAGGACCCGTACCATTACGAACGCAGGGAGACAGTTCCTGTCGCTATTTCCGGCGTGGAAATCGGCGGCAGCAGTCCGGTGAAGGTCGGCGTGAAGGCCGATGCGATTGCACTTACCGGCGAACGCCGCAATGCGGAATTTGCCCTCCCGAGCTTGAGCGAAAAGCCGATTGTTGAATTCAAGGATGCGATGGACATCGCCGGTTTCGCTCAGAATCCAGCCTCCGTGCCTGCAGGTTCCGTTTTCTGCTACACCGGCCCGGAGATGGTTTCCGGCGTGCGCGCGTTAACTGCGGCTTTGGATGCCGCCGGTCGCAAAGACCCGATTCTCCTTTATGCGAAAATTGCAGACAACGAAACGGAAACCCTCCGCGTCTCCGCCGACATCGGAAGCCTCGTGACCGACGGTCTTGGCGACGCCGTCGTTATCGACGGCTACAAGGGCGCGAAGGAAAGCGTTCTGCTCGCATTCGACATTTTGCAGGCTGCCTACTGCCGCCGCAGCAAGACGAACTTTATCAGCTGCCCGAGCTGCGGACGTACTTTGTACGACATCCAGCAGGTGATGGGCAAAATCAAGGCCCGCTTTGGCCACCTTTCGGACATCTCCATCGGCATCATGGGCTGCATCGTGAACGGCCCGGGCGAGATGGCGGACGCCGACTTCGGCTACGTGGGCGGTGGCCCCGGCCGCATTACGCTGTTCGAAGGCAAGACCGCGGTCAAGAAGAACATCCCCGAAGAGGACGCCATCGAAGAACTGGTGAACCTCATCAAGGAACGTGGCCGCTGGCAAGAACCTTAGAGAATTGATAATGGATAATTGACAATGAATAATTGTTATAATCGCGGCTACGCCGCCAAATTGAATAATCATCAATCATACATTATCAATCATCAATCATTTTAACATTAACAAAGGACTAAAATCATGGCAACTATTAAGACGAT
Encoded proteins:
- the ispG gene encoding (E)-4-hydroxy-3-methylbut-2-enyl-diphosphate synthase, which produces MTKFSEFPYVADRFNAVRRETVQVRVGEALIGGNAPILVQSMTTTKPKDVEKTVAETLALAAAGCGLVRITAPTFADAQGLEEVMKQVRAAGCTVPVSADIHFQPKAAFEALKWVEKVRINPGNFVDTGILTLENQTDKSFDEGKEKVAEAFTPFVQEAKRLGRAIRIGVNHGSLAARMIYRYGDTVEGMVESAMEYLAVCEAEHFDQVVLSLKSSNPRVAIAAYRMLAARIKQEGFKPYPFHVGVTEAGAGADGRLKSAAGIGALLLDGLADTIRVSLTEDPVAEVPVAQELIKACALPAAPIAYSVPVFEKDPYHYERRETVPVAISGVEIGGSSPVKVGVKADAIALTGERRNAEFALPSLSEKPIVEFKDAMDIAGFAQNPASVPAGSVFCYTGPEMVSGVRALTAALDAAGRKDPILLYAKIADNETETLRVSADIGSLVTDGLGDAVVIDGYKGAKESVLLAFDILQAAYCRRSKTNFISCPSCGRTLYDIQQVMGKIKARFGHLSDISIGIMGCIVNGPGEMADADFGYVGGGPGRITLFEGKTAVKKNIPEEDAIEELVNLIKERGRWQEP